The following proteins come from a genomic window of bacterium:
- a CDS encoding PIG-L family deacetylase → MPRFDAGYVPRSAMAIYAHPDDIEFTVAGTVSKWARAGCEVTFVLITSGNAGTHDRKFTRKSLARVREREERESARILGAARVVFLHHDDCELVPTLALRKELVRRIRRHRPEVVLCNDPQALFFGDRYINHPDHLAAGKVALEAVFPCAEMELLWPGAGLPHKVHAVYISSTVAPDTWIDVTDTIETKVAALSAHRSQLGARDMSPYLLERAKDEAARAPKAAGKKGPGRPRYAEAFRVMRLVREES, encoded by the coding sequence ATGCCCAGGTTCGACGCCGGGTACGTGCCCCGCTCCGCGATGGCGATCTACGCCCACCCCGATGACATCGAGTTCACCGTCGCCGGGACGGTATCGAAATGGGCCCGGGCCGGGTGCGAGGTGACGTTCGTCCTGATCACCAGCGGAAACGCGGGGACGCACGACCGGAAGTTCACCCGCAAGAGCCTCGCGCGGGTGCGCGAGCGGGAGGAGCGGGAGTCCGCCCGGATCCTCGGGGCGGCGAGGGTCGTCTTCCTGCATCACGATGACTGCGAACTCGTCCCCACCCTTGCGTTGCGAAAGGAACTGGTCCGGCGGATCCGCCGGCACCGCCCCGAGGTCGTGCTGTGCAACGACCCCCAGGCCCTCTTCTTCGGCGACCGGTACATCAACCACCCCGACCACCTCGCGGCCGGAAAAGTCGCCCTCGAAGCGGTCTTCCCCTGCGCGGAGATGGAGCTCCTGTGGCCCGGGGCGGGCCTTCCGCACAAGGTCCACGCCGTCTACATCAGTTCGACCGTCGCCCCCGACACCTGGATCGACGTGACGGACACGATCGAAACGAAGGTCGCGGCGCTGTCGGCCCATCGGAGCCAGTTGGGCGCGCGGGACATGTCCCCGTATCTCCTCGAACGGGCGAAGGATGAAGCGGCCCGAGCCCCGAAGGCGGCCGGGAAAAAGGGGCCGGGCCGGCCCCGGTACGCGGAAGCGTTCCGCGTCATGCGCCTCGTGCGCGAAGAGTCGTAA
- a CDS encoding twin-arginine translocase subunit TatC, producing the protein MDNKVTTIIAEVEKARKGIAICAVLFLALAGFCFTFSEQVLLVLVRLLGKKLVSYSPEEGFIALASLSLYCAFVLTLPAAGYLFWRRLVLPRVPAWKRWGGPVIAIATALFACGVLLGYFVLLPAGIGFLVGFETRDVRALISAKKFISFCGTMLIALGLSFEAPLLSFFLAKLGWLKPAFFRNRWRHAILICTVLAAVITPTPDVYNMTLMTLPLLGLYFVSFVVVIVVSPKG; encoded by the coding sequence GTGGACAACAAGGTCACCACGATCATCGCCGAGGTCGAGAAGGCCCGCAAGGGGATCGCGATCTGCGCCGTCCTCTTCCTCGCCCTCGCCGGCTTCTGTTTCACCTTCTCGGAACAGGTGCTGCTGGTGCTCGTGCGCCTGCTTGGGAAGAAGCTGGTCTCCTACTCGCCGGAGGAGGGGTTCATCGCCCTCGCGTCCCTCTCCCTGTACTGCGCCTTCGTCCTGACGCTTCCGGCCGCGGGGTACCTGTTCTGGCGGCGCCTGGTCCTTCCCCGCGTCCCGGCGTGGAAGCGGTGGGGCGGCCCGGTCATCGCGATCGCGACCGCGCTCTTCGCCTGCGGGGTGCTTCTGGGCTACTTCGTGCTGCTGCCGGCGGGAATCGGGTTTCTCGTGGGATTCGAGACGCGGGACGTCCGGGCGCTCATCTCCGCGAAGAAATTCATCTCCTTCTGCGGGACCATGCTGATCGCCCTCGGGCTCTCCTTCGAGGCGCCGCTCCTTTCGTTCTTCCTCGCGAAGCTCGGGTGGCTGAAGCCGGCTTTTTTCCGGAATCGCTGGCGGCACGCCATCCTGATCTGCACGGTACTCGCGGCGGTCATCACACCCACGCCCGACGTCTACAACATGACGCTGATGACGTTGCCGCTGCTGGGGCTCTACTTCGTCTCGTTCGTCGTCGTCATCGTGGTCTCGCCCAAGGGGTAA
- the bioB gene encoding biotin synthase BioB, which produces MEPFWERVRAQAMSGEGIGREDALAVLSLGNDALWRLLDVTESVRRRFKGDGIRLCSIVNAKSGLCSEDCSFCAQSRRSAAGIGKYPLLSGEEIFREAAAAKERGAREFSIVASGLAMRNREELTRVGDAVDRIRTELGLETCVSLGTLPPSDVEYLLSRGLRSVHHNLETSRSFFPEVCTTHDYEEDVAAVRAAKAAGAWVCCGGIFGLGESLEDRVELALTLRELRVDSIPVNFLNPVPGTPLEGRRDLSPMECLRIIAMLRLTNPTREIIVCGGREVNLRDLQALMFAAGATGTMMGNYLTTAGRPAEEDLRMLRDLGLTPWARPR; this is translated from the coding sequence ATGGAACCGTTTTGGGAGCGCGTCCGCGCGCAGGCGATGTCGGGGGAGGGGATCGGCCGGGAGGATGCCCTCGCGGTCCTTTCCCTCGGGAACGACGCCCTGTGGCGGCTGCTCGACGTCACCGAGTCCGTCCGCCGCCGGTTCAAGGGGGACGGGATCCGCCTTTGCTCCATCGTCAACGCGAAGTCCGGGCTCTGCTCGGAGGATTGCTCCTTCTGCGCGCAGTCCCGCCGTTCCGCCGCCGGGATCGGAAAATACCCGCTCCTGTCCGGGGAGGAGATCTTCCGGGAGGCGGCGGCGGCGAAGGAGCGCGGCGCACGGGAATTCTCGATCGTCGCCTCCGGCCTCGCGATGCGGAACCGGGAGGAACTGACCCGCGTCGGGGATGCGGTGGACCGGATCCGGACGGAGCTGGGGCTGGAAACGTGCGTGAGCCTCGGGACCCTCCCCCCGTCGGACGTGGAGTATCTCCTGTCGCGGGGGCTGCGGTCGGTTCACCACAACCTGGAGACGTCCCGCTCCTTCTTCCCCGAGGTGTGCACCACCCACGACTACGAGGAGGACGTGGCGGCGGTGCGGGCGGCGAAGGCGGCGGGCGCGTGGGTCTGCTGCGGCGGGATCTTCGGGCTGGGAGAGTCGCTCGAGGATCGCGTGGAGCTCGCCTTGACGCTGCGGGAGCTTCGGGTCGACTCCATTCCCGTCAATTTCCTGAACCCCGTCCCCGGCACGCCGTTGGAGGGGCGCCGGGACCTCTCCCCGATGGAGTGCCTTCGCATCATCGCCATGCTGCGCCTGACGAACCCGACGCGGGAGATCATCGTCTGCGGGGGGCGGGAGGTGAACCTGCGGGACCTCCAGGCGCTGATGTTCGCCGCGGGGGCCACCGGGACGATGATGGGGAACTACCTCACGACGGCGGGTCGCCCGGCGGAGGAGGACCTGCGGATGCTGCGCGACCTCGGGCTTACCCCTTGGGCGAGACCACGATGA
- a CDS encoding HAD-IA family hydrolase has protein sequence MEYATRLLVFDLDGTLVDSKEDLANAVNVALESFDLPPLPHPVIYSYVGDGATVLIRRALPPGQADLLPEVLDRFLAYYRRHLLDTTRAYPGVAGALRKWAGIYRMAILTNKGVAMSKEILSGLSLDGYFFEVRGGDSFVTKKPDPEGLLDILRQAGVEAREAIMIGDSRNDVLAGRAAGAVTCGVTYGMGVSGFAEHPPDFTVDRFPDLFSRIRPA, from the coding sequence ATGGAATACGCGACGCGGTTGCTGGTCTTCGACCTGGACGGGACGCTGGTGGATTCGAAGGAGGATCTCGCGAACGCCGTGAACGTGGCGCTCGAGTCGTTCGATCTCCCCCCCCTGCCGCACCCGGTGATCTACTCGTACGTCGGGGACGGAGCGACGGTGTTGATCCGGCGCGCCCTGCCCCCGGGGCAAGCCGACCTGCTCCCGGAGGTCCTCGACCGGTTCCTCGCGTATTACCGGCGACATCTGCTGGACACCACCCGCGCCTATCCGGGGGTGGCCGGGGCGTTGCGGAAATGGGCGGGGATCTACCGGATGGCGATCCTGACGAACAAGGGTGTGGCGATGTCGAAGGAGATCCTTTCCGGGCTTTCCCTCGACGGGTACTTCTTCGAGGTGCGCGGGGGGGACAGCTTCGTCACGAAAAAGCCCGACCCCGAGGGGTTGCTCGACATCCTTCGGCAGGCGGGTGTCGAGGCGCGGGAGGCGATCATGATCGGGGATTCCCGCAACGACGTGCTGGCGGGAAGGGCGGCCGGCGCCGTCACCTGCGGCGTCACCTACGGCATGGGAGTTTCCGGGTTCGCCGAGCACCCTCCCGACTTCACCGTCGACCGCTTCCCCGACCTGTTCTCCCGGATCCGTCCGGCATGA
- a CDS encoding CPBP family intramembrane glutamic endopeptidase, whose amino-acid sequence MTTTRASFPSKPLLVFVAVIAAVRVSLIFPVVPFFSPSIVAAALFLYAPLPRYWRRGFPAWARVTDPRGSLAIFALLAGAGAIVFFLFVRLPLPPAISPYHGNFPLTAGMAAHQLLLVALPEEVFFRGYLYDAFEEGGREPVFPVALLFAVGHFAIAPSPFRLLTFFPALLLGWGRKRSGNVYVPTAVHFLYNLCPSLIGGSP is encoded by the coding sequence ATGACGACGACACGGGCATCCTTCCCGTCGAAACCGCTGCTGGTCTTTGTCGCCGTGATCGCCGCGGTGCGGGTCTCCCTGATCTTTCCGGTCGTGCCCTTCTTCTCCCCGTCGATAGTGGCCGCCGCCCTCTTCCTTTATGCTCCCCTCCCCCGGTATTGGCGCCGCGGTTTCCCGGCGTGGGCTCGCGTCACGGACCCCCGCGGGAGCCTCGCGATCTTCGCGCTGCTCGCCGGCGCGGGGGCGATCGTCTTCTTCCTGTTCGTGCGGCTTCCCCTGCCCCCGGCGATCTCCCCGTACCACGGGAACTTCCCCCTGACGGCGGGAATGGCCGCCCACCAACTGCTGCTGGTCGCCCTGCCCGAAGAGGTCTTCTTCCGGGGGTACCTTTACGATGCCTTCGAGGAGGGGGGACGGGAGCCGGTGTTTCCCGTCGCCCTGCTCTTCGCCGTCGGCCACTTCGCGATCGCCCCGTCCCCGTTCCGGCTGCTGACCTTCTTCCCCGCGCTCCTCCTCGGATGGGGAAGAAAACGGTCGGGGAACGTGTACGTCCCGACGGCCGTCCACTTCCTTTACAACCTCTGCCCATCCCTGATCGGAGGTTCGCCGTGA
- a CDS encoding phosphoglycerate kinase, protein MKIRTVDQLDLSGKRTLIRVDFNVPMDKAGNVTDNTRLQAVLPTIRLAIERGAKTILLSHLGRPKGKRLPEMSLAPVAPVLSKLLGRPVAFAEDCVGEPAEKAVAAMKPGDVLLLENVRYQAGEEKNDEELGKRLAALCDVYVNDAFATAHRGHASNVAIVRFVKERAAGLLMKNEIAYFEKALVSPARPLAAIFGGAKISGKIEAIDNVLGKVDKILIGGAMANTFLAALGHGIGKSLFEAEMVETAKRVLAGAAERKIRLYLPVDVVVAERLEASAPTRTVPAQEIPEGMMALDIGPATCVLFREALQDARTIVWNGPMGAFEAAPFAGGTQAVIRALAESGALTIVGGGDTDTALHKAGLFSRMSYVSTGGGAFLELLEGKRLPGIVALEE, encoded by the coding sequence ATGAAGATCCGCACCGTCGACCAGCTGGACCTCTCCGGGAAAAGGACGCTGATCCGCGTCGATTTCAACGTGCCGATGGACAAGGCCGGCAACGTGACCGACAACACGCGGCTCCAGGCGGTGCTGCCCACGATCCGGCTGGCGATCGAGCGCGGGGCGAAGACGATCCTCCTTTCGCACCTCGGGCGGCCCAAGGGGAAACGGCTCCCGGAGATGAGCCTGGCGCCGGTCGCCCCGGTCCTGTCGAAGCTGCTCGGGCGGCCGGTCGCGTTCGCGGAGGATTGCGTCGGCGAGCCGGCGGAAAAGGCCGTGGCCGCGATGAAGCCCGGGGACGTCCTGCTCCTCGAGAACGTGCGCTACCAGGCGGGGGAGGAGAAGAACGACGAGGAACTGGGGAAACGGCTCGCCGCCCTCTGCGACGTCTACGTGAACGACGCGTTCGCCACGGCGCACCGGGGGCACGCGTCGAACGTCGCGATCGTCCGGTTCGTGAAGGAGCGCGCGGCCGGGCTCCTGATGAAGAACGAAATCGCCTATTTCGAGAAGGCGCTCGTATCCCCCGCCCGTCCGCTGGCGGCGATCTTCGGGGGGGCGAAGATCTCCGGCAAGATCGAGGCGATCGACAACGTCCTCGGCAAGGTCGACAAGATCCTGATCGGCGGGGCGATGGCGAACACCTTCCTGGCGGCGCTGGGCCACGGCATCGGGAAATCGCTCTTCGAGGCGGAGATGGTGGAGACGGCGAAGCGCGTTCTCGCCGGTGCGGCGGAGCGGAAGATCCGGCTCTATCTTCCGGTGGACGTGGTGGTGGCGGAGCGGCTCGAGGCGTCCGCGCCGACCCGGACGGTGCCGGCGCAGGAGATCCCCGAAGGGATGATGGCGCTGGACATCGGCCCGGCCACGTGCGTCCTGTTCCGCGAAGCGCTCCAGGATGCCCGGACGATCGTGTGGAACGGGCCGATGGGGGCGTTCGAGGCGGCGCCGTTCGCCGGGGGGACGCAGGCGGTGATCCGGGCGCTGGCCGAGAGCGGCGCGCTCACGATCGTGGGCGGCGGGGACACCGACACCGCCCTCCACAAGGCGGGGCTCTTCTCCCGGATGTCGTACGTTTCGACGGGCGGCGGCGCCTTCCTCGAACTGCTCGAGGGGAAGCGCCTCCCGGGGATCGTCGCGCTCGAGGAGTAG
- the ligA gene encoding NAD-dependent DNA ligase LigA codes for MPETSPRGRVEELRRLVRYHNDRYYRDDAPEITDAEYDALFRELQRIEEKHPDLSDPESPTMRVGAEPVAAFGTIVRDVPMLSLQNAFSEDEIRDFDARVRRFLAGRGVSAEALDRSGYVAEVKIDGLAVELTYEEGRYVRGATRGDGVRGEVVTANLRTIPDVPLTVPRGAAKGGTSPPVLLTVRGEAYMEKRDLAALNRGRERAGEPVFANPRNAAAGSVRQLDPKVTASRRLKLWIYGTGRIEGKGIGSHWEELSFLSSLGLPVNWDGSRRCREIGEVVAFYREMEKRKESLPYEIDGVVVKVDDTALQRELGEISRSPRWAVAAKFSPDRAESTVEDIVVYVGRTGTITPVALLSPVVVRGVTVRRATLHNQDLIDAKDIRVGDRVLVQRAGDVIPEVVESLSATNNAPGRGPKFRIPDRCPVCGAPVERVPGEAAHRCTGRECVAKRREALIHFAAKDAMDIEGMGTKIVSALVDQGLATEPTDLYRLDRETLAAMERLGEKSADNLIGAIDRSRRVSLSRFLFALGIPHVGAHLAEVLARHFGSLEALRQATAEELTKVREVGPEVAGSLRGWFDAPERARALDRLLREVTPLPPTTPAGKGSGKTFLFTGTLSMPRARAAEMVRKEGGSVAAGISRKVDFLVAGADAGGKRAKAKELGIPILTEEEFLAMLGGKE; via the coding sequence GTGCCCGAGACATCTCCCAGGGGCCGCGTCGAGGAACTTCGCCGCCTGGTCCGCTACCACAACGACCGGTATTACCGGGACGACGCCCCGGAGATCACCGACGCGGAGTACGACGCCCTTTTCCGGGAACTCCAGCGGATCGAGGAGAAGCATCCGGACCTGTCCGATCCGGAATCCCCGACGATGCGCGTGGGAGCGGAACCGGTCGCGGCGTTCGGAACCATCGTGCGGGACGTCCCCATGCTCTCGCTTCAGAACGCTTTTTCCGAGGACGAGATCCGTGACTTCGACGCCCGGGTGAGACGCTTCCTCGCCGGCCGCGGCGTTTCGGCCGAAGCCCTGGACCGGTCCGGGTACGTCGCCGAGGTGAAGATCGACGGCCTCGCCGTGGAGCTCACCTACGAGGAGGGCCGGTACGTCCGGGGGGCGACGCGGGGAGACGGCGTCCGCGGTGAGGTCGTGACGGCGAACCTTCGGACGATTCCCGACGTCCCGTTGACGGTCCCGCGCGGGGCCGCGAAGGGCGGCACTTCCCCTCCGGTCCTGCTCACGGTCCGCGGAGAGGCGTACATGGAAAAACGGGACCTCGCCGCGCTCAACCGGGGGCGGGAGCGCGCGGGGGAGCCGGTGTTCGCGAACCCCCGGAACGCCGCGGCGGGGTCGGTCCGCCAGCTCGACCCCAAGGTTACCGCGAGCCGCCGGCTGAAACTCTGGATCTACGGAACCGGGCGGATCGAGGGAAAGGGCATCGGTTCCCACTGGGAGGAGCTTTCCTTCCTGTCGAGCCTCGGCCTTCCGGTCAATTGGGACGGCAGCCGCCGCTGCCGGGAGATCGGGGAGGTCGTCGCCTTCTACCGGGAGATGGAGAAGCGTAAGGAATCGCTTCCGTATGAAATCGACGGGGTCGTGGTCAAGGTGGACGACACCGCGCTCCAGCGGGAGCTCGGGGAGATCTCCCGCTCCCCCCGGTGGGCCGTCGCGGCGAAGTTCTCGCCGGACCGGGCCGAGAGCACGGTGGAGGACATCGTGGTCTACGTCGGGCGGACGGGGACGATCACCCCGGTGGCCCTCCTGTCCCCCGTCGTGGTGCGCGGCGTCACCGTGCGGCGGGCCACGCTCCACAACCAGGACCTGATCGACGCGAAGGACATCCGCGTGGGAGACCGGGTCCTGGTGCAGCGCGCAGGGGACGTGATCCCGGAGGTGGTCGAGTCCCTCTCCGCGACGAACAACGCGCCCGGGCGGGGTCCGAAGTTCCGCATTCCGGACCGGTGCCCGGTGTGCGGCGCCCCCGTGGAGCGGGTCCCCGGCGAGGCGGCCCACCGCTGCACCGGGAGGGAGTGCGTGGCAAAGCGCAGGGAAGCGCTCATCCACTTCGCCGCGAAGGATGCGATGGACATCGAGGGGATGGGGACGAAGATCGTTTCCGCCCTCGTGGACCAGGGGCTGGCGACGGAGCCGACCGACCTGTACCGGCTCGACCGGGAGACGCTGGCGGCGATGGAGCGGCTCGGGGAGAAATCGGCGGACAACCTGATCGGGGCGATCGACCGGAGCCGGCGCGTCTCCCTTTCCCGCTTCCTGTTCGCGCTGGGGATCCCGCACGTGGGCGCACATTTGGCCGAGGTGCTGGCCCGCCACTTCGGATCCCTCGAGGCGCTGCGGCAGGCGACCGCGGAGGAATTGACGAAAGTTCGCGAGGTGGGGCCGGAGGTGGCGGGCAGCCTGCGGGGCTGGTTCGACGCGCCGGAGCGCGCCCGGGCCCTCGACCGGTTGCTCCGGGAGGTGACCCCCCTCCCGCCGACGACGCCCGCGGGAAAGGGATCCGGCAAGACGTTCCTCTTCACGGGAACCCTCTCGATGCCTCGCGCGCGGGCCGCCGAGATGGTCCGGAAAGAGGGGGGATCCGTTGCCGCCGGGATCAGCCGGAAGGTGGACTTCCTGGTGGCGGGAGCGGACGCCGGCGGAAAGAGGGCGAAGGCGAAGGAATTGGGGATCCCGATCCTCACGGAAGAGGAGTTTCTCGCGATGCTGGGAGGGAAGGAGTAG
- a CDS encoding acylphosphatase, with translation MTEVVEAHVIVSGRVQGVWFRGHTQQAAAAAGICGWVRNLPDRRVEAVLQGKRSAVESVVDFMRNGPPGASVIDIAVTWRHAGEVFHDFDIRY, from the coding sequence ATGACCGAGGTCGTCGAGGCGCACGTCATCGTCTCGGGGCGCGTGCAGGGGGTCTGGTTCCGCGGGCATACGCAGCAAGCCGCCGCCGCCGCGGGCATTTGCGGGTGGGTGCGCAATCTCCCCGACCGCCGCGTGGAGGCGGTCCTCCAGGGAAAACGCTCCGCGGTGGAGAGCGTGGTTGATTTCATGCGAAACGGGCCTCCCGGGGCCTCCGTGATCGACATCGCCGTCACCTGGCGGCATGCGGGGGAGGTGTTCCATGATTTCGACATCCGGTACTGA